One window of Ictalurus punctatus breed USDA103 chromosome 22, Coco_2.0, whole genome shotgun sequence genomic DNA carries:
- the rusc2 gene encoding AP-4 complex accessory subunit RUSC2 isoform X1 — translation MDSPPKLAGETLIVHHIPLVHCQVSGSHQRCRSPLRKSNNPFSCPENLGLIRTTSLPERDVLQREALVYSSLIQTSSSSDAFEDEGMRGGEKKGVRGGSMASDTSSFTSSNSEDALPKVLTKKVHNRPSSLRHNPFLLNAQEDDYDDDDDDDDGHNLNGYLEDSSFHLHGNSNASLDDRVDLAPFHLHELGYNSGSFHLHESLEKPWGSDQKGASGRHFSARLEGLDLLGLDIQHRHGSNGSTLSMDCGEQEWDDDDDDQSMQGGRGSSECCGCSRTYPESFPDFAHGYCSDSSCNSSDGILVNFSTIYNKTNNIVPDKPINLNSSCTSSVSEPVCKGGAEYGSGGGAFYLDLHRSPTEAPQEATDLPSSSSCLCSSQPQGGKVELDANCNSYHNHEGLLPSETSANDLTSCMQSQAQLVVATQNYYKLVTCDVSTHSSPSPAGSSVTSCSDEHSKGSPTQPTEYFLFRHTKEREEEEEQGENAQQCEKKAEPPMSNTDSMRSNVIEGQVYVNVSPPVGGASVGARLRSRSYDRNLDKTPQPRLGSLERMLSCPVRLSEGSSPGLPPPPRVTSFAEIARNKKKNGGSPSQKTGAEASSVHSHSSGEFSPILEDLSSLINSPHWSAPLRASPGGAAKETRTKAEGGLSSSADSSPAVVRYTKDQRPTTLPIQPFTLQQQFGKPQTKPVLPLLDEYINHMQARFGSAPSERDEEDSDDDGQRPRPSPLGSYSPPRSLSCPAPLSHTPTGVAKLVPLPPTPPPATRGHCFQRANRSILPTLPSSGLSPMAQLDPGPQEEEVKEAPVCMTQRPHNAHHLSPQALKWREYRRKNPLGVENKRDGSSSSPSSSSILSASASLTARRRTVRRNVFDFPPSNHALNFSRLNGQSLRCYSDLLPDYFSQTERPPEEFCLSPDATTEESISIDLHQKRGLVKAINTAVDLIVAHFGTSRDAGIKAKLGNSSVSPNVAHLILKYLCPAVCDVLHDGLRAYTLDIIIGQRRNQPWSVVEASTQLGPSTRVLHSLFLKVSQYSELTNHSMRLNAFILGLLNLQSLEFWFNHIYTHEDIIAAHYHPWGFLPLSQGACQPMFEELLLLLQPLSLLPFDLDLLFEPHQLQKGQEHLRCKEQLCSTRQGLEQSARSTFQLMRGPTEPIQLKQEVGSNPNRAEQLHRGRFALRCEGTWPRMDGAESKKQVRRVRRSDRAGSESESEGLVLHTGRMNGVGGEDKERERRKERERERDGERDRLRSKQAGWWFQLMQSSQVYIENSAEGSKFVKWEKRKKGSVAEGRRQTNPPPRVGVVEGAEAHQATHENPETTVCNDTRHTASTGTFPQSEQFKSIKGKPSWMGSPPESVLSELKRTNETQPEGAGAETQTAQNLRWGRLFGAGNVGKTEKTELKSSKNPKSMLPSGWLSLDRSVLDLVVQSVGKRAEPQALNTHSAETQHCQTQQDQTQEPNTQTTAAREVRALCHHIATETGHLSFHKGDVLRVLSRADSDWLLCSLGDAHGLVPIIYVTLNDEESEDPRGPQ, via the exons ATGGACAGTCCTCCGAAGCTGGCCGGAGAGACACTGATTGTTCATCACATCCCTCTAGTGCACTGCCAGGTTTCCGGTTCGCATCAGCGCTGCAGGAGCCCTCTGAGGAAAAGCAACAACCCGTTCAGCTGCCCAGAAAACCTGGGCCTGATCCGCACCACCTCGCTTCCCGAGAGAGATGTCCTCCAGCGCGAGGCTCTAGTGTACAGCAGCCTGATCCAGACCTCCAGCTCCAGCGATGCTTTTGAAGATGAAGGtatgagaggaggagagaaaaaaggagTGAGAGGTGGAAGCATGGCGAGCGACACTTCCTCTTTCACGTCCAGCAATTCTGAAGATGCACTTCCTAAAGTCCTGACCAAGAAGGTGCACAACAGGCCAAGCTCACTCAGACACAATCCCTTCCTGCTGAATGCGCAGGAAGacgattatgatgatgatgatgatgacgatgatggacACAACCTGAATGGATACTTGGAGGATTCTTCCTTTCACTTGCATGGAAACTCAAATGCATCCTTAGACGACAGAGTGGACTTGGCTCCATTCCATCTGCATGAGCTGGGCTACAACTCCGGATCGTTCCACCTGCATGAATCTTTAGAGAAGCCCTGGGGTTCTGACCAGAAGGGGGCTTCTGGGCGTCATTTTTCTGCCCGTCTCGAGGGGCTTGATCTTTTAGGGCTGGACATTCAGCATCGTCATGGCAGCAACGGCTCCACCCTGTCGATGGATTGTGGAGAGCAAGAGTGggacgacgatgatgacgatcAGTCCATGCAAGGTGGCCGAGGCAGTTCGGAATGTTGTGGATGCTCCCGGACGTATCCTGAATCGTTCCCAGACTTTGCACACGGTTACTGCAGCGATTCATCCTGCAACAGCTCTGACGGCATTCTGGTCAACTTCAGTACCATCTACAACAAGACGAACAACATCGTCCCTGACAAGCCAATCAACCTAAACAGCTCCTGCACCTCTTCCGTATCTGAGCCAGTCTGTAAGGGCGGGGCTGAATATGGAAGTGGAGGTGGAGCTTTTTACTTGGACTTGCACAGATCTCCAACGGAAGCTCCCCAGGAAGCCACCGACCTTCCGTCTTCCTCTTCCTGCCTATGCTCTTCCCAGCCACAAGGTGGCAAAGTGGAGCTTGACGCTAACTGCAATTCCTATCACAACCACGAAGGTCTGTTACCCTCTGAGACCTCAGCCAATGACCTCACTTCCTGTATGCAGAGCCAGGCACAGCTGGTTGTCGCAACCCAGAACTACTACAAGCTGGTAACCTGTGATGTTTCAACACATTCCTCCCCAAGTCCTGCAGGATCTTCAGTCACAAGCTGCTCTGATGAACACAGCAAAGGAAGTCCCACCCAGCCCACAGAGTACTTCTTGTTTAGGCACACTAAAGAgcgagaagaggaagaagagcaAGGAGAGAATGCACAG CAGTGTGAGAAGAAGGCGGAGCCACCGATGAGTAACACTGATTCCATGCGTTCAAATGTGATTGAGGGACAAGTGTACGTCAACGTCTCACCACCTGTGGGAGGAGCTTCGGTCGGGGCCCGCCTTCGTTCCCGTAGCTATGATCGGAACCTGGACAAGACCCCACAGCCTCGTCTAGGCTCTCTGGAGCGCATGCTAAGCTGTCCTGTGCGTCTCAGTGAGGGTTCCAGCCCGGGCCTGCCTCCTCCACCACGCGTCACTTCCTTCGCTGAGATTGCAAGGAACAAAAAGAAGAACGGCGGATCTCCTTCTCAGAAGACTGGTGCCGAAGCCTCTTCTGTTCACTCCCACTCGTCTGGAGAGTTCTCCCCGATTCTTGAAGATCTGTCCTCACTGATTAACTCCCCCCACTGGAGCGCACCACTCAGAGCCTCGCCGGGGGGAGCAGCGAAAGAGACGCGGACCAAAGCAGAAG GTGGACTGTCCAGTTCTGCTGACTCGTCTCCAGCAGTAGTGCGCTACACTAAAGACCAGCGTCCCACTACGTTACCCATCCAGCCCTTCACCTTGCAGCAGCAGTTCGGGAAACCCCAGACGAAGCCCGTCCTCCCTCTGCTGGACGAGTACATCAATCATATGCAGGCTCGTTTTGGCTCCGCCCCATCTGAACGGGACGAGGAGGACTCAGACGACGATGGTCAGCGTCCCCGGCCGTCTCCTCTGGGCAGTTATTCGCCACCCCGATCCCTCTCCTGCCCTGCCCCGCTCTCTCACACCCCGACTGGGGTCGCCAAGCTGGTCCCACTACCCCCGACTCCTCCCCCTGCCACCAGGGGGCATTGTTTCCAGCGAGCTAATCGGAGTATATTACCCACACTGCCCAGCTCCGGCCTCAGTCCAATGGCACAGCTGGACCCGGGACCTCAGGAAGAGGAAGTGAAAGAAGCTCCTGTGTGTATGACACAGAGACCGCACAATG CACACCACCTCTCCCCACAGGCTCTTAAATGGAGGGAATACAGGCGTAAGAACCCTCTGGGTGTGGAAAACAAGAGAGACGGCAgttcttcctctccctcttcctcctccattcTGTCTGCTTCTGCTTCTCTGACTGCCAGGAGACGCACAGTGAGACGCAACGTCTTCGATTTCCCTCCATCAAATCATGCGCTGAACTTCAGCAGACTCAACG gTCAGTCATTGAGGTGTTACAGTGACCTGCTGCCAGATTATTTCTCTCAGACAGAGCGACCCCCGGAGGAGTTCTGCCTCTCACCTGACGCAACCACTGAAGAGTCCATCTCCATCGACCTGCATCAAAAGAGAg gTCTGGTGAAGGCCATAAACACAGCAGTGGATCTGATTGTGGCTCATTTCGGCACCAGTCGGGATGCAGGAATAAAG GCAAAGTTGGGCAACAGCTCGGTGAGTCCCAACGTGGCTCACTTGATCCTGAAGTACCTGTGTCCCGCCGTGTGTGACGTGCTGCATGACGGCCTGCGAGCGTACACACTTGACATCATCATTGGTCAGCGGCGCAATCAGCCCTGGAGCGTCGTGGAGGCCTCAACACAGCTCG gtcctTCTACACGTGTATTACACAGCCTCTTCCTGAAAGTCAGTCAGTACTCGGAGCTGACCAATCACAGCATGAGACTCAACGCCTTCATCCTAGGACTCTTAAA cTTGCAATCTCTGGAATTCTGgtttaatcacatatacacacatgaag ACATCATAGCGGCCCACTACCACCCATGGGGTTTCCTTCCCCTTTCTCAAGGGGCATGTCAGCCAATGTTTGAGGAGTTGCTGCTCCTGCTTCAGCCACTCTCGCTCCTGCCCTTTGACCTCGACCTTCTGTTCGAACCACATCAGCTGCAGAAAGGTCAAGAGCACCTGAGGTGCAAAGAGCAGCTCTGCTCCACCCGCCAGGGCCTCGAACAATCAGCTCGCTCCACGTTCCAGCTCATGAGGGGCCCGACAGAGCCTATACAGCTAAAACAAGAGGTGGGGTCAAATCCGAACAGGGCGGAGCAGCTTCACAGAGGCAGGTTTGCGTTAAGGTGTGAGGGAACCTGGCCTCGAATGGATGGGGCAGAGTCGAAAAAACAAGTGCGGAGGGTGCGAAGGAGCGACAGGGCAGGTAGTGAATCAGAGAGTGAAGGGCTCGTTTTGCACACAGGCAGGATGAACGGAGTGGGCGGGGAGgacaaagagagggagaggaggaaggaaagggaaagagagagagatggagagagagacaggttaaGAAGCAAGCAGGCAGGATGGTGGTTCCAGCTCATGCAGAGTTCTCAGGTCTACATCGAGAACTCTGCTGAGGGCTCCAAGTTTGTCAAGTGGGAGAAGCGCAAGAAAGGAAGTGTGGCTGAGGGGCGGAGACAAACCAACCCACCCCCAAGAGTGGGCGTGGTCGAAGGTGCAGAGGCTCATCAAGCAACGCATGAAAATCCAGAAACCACAGTGTGCAACGACACTCGTCATACCGCCAGTACCGGAACCTTTCCCCAATCAGAACAGTTCAAATCGATTAAAGGGAAGCCATCTTGGATGGGCAGTCCCCCGGAGTCAGTGCTGAGCGAGCTAAAGAGGACGAACGAGACACAGCCGGAGGGGGCAGGAGCGGAAACGCAGACAGCTCAGAATCTACGCTGGGGGCGATTGTTCGGAGCCGGAAACGTCGGCAAAACGGAGAAAACGGAACTCAAATCATCCAAGAACCCGAAAAGCAT GTTGCCGTCGGGTTGGCTGAGTTTGGATCGGTCCGTGCTGGACTTGGTGGTGCAGTCTGTTGGGAAAAGGGCGGAGCCTCAggcattaaacacacacagtgctgagaCACAACACTGCCAAACACAGCAGGACCAAACACAGGAGCCCAACACACAGACAACAGCTGCAcg tgaggTAAGGGCATTGTGCCACCACATCGCCACGGAAACAGGTCACCTGAGCTTCCATAAGGGTGATGTGTTGCGGGTCCTGAGCAGAGCggactctgattggctgctgtgCTCCCTTGGCGACGCCCACGGCCTGGTGCCGATCATCTACGTTACATTAAACGACGAGGAGAGCGAAGATCCTCGAGGGCcacagtga
- the rusc2 gene encoding AP-4 complex accessory subunit RUSC2 isoform X3, whose amino-acid sequence MDSPPKLAGETLIVHHIPLVHCQVSGSHQRCRSPLRKSNNPFSCPENLGLIRTTSLPERDVLQREALVYSSLIQTSSSSDAFEDEGMRGGEKKGVRGGSMASDTSSFTSSNSEDALPKVLTKKVHNRPSSLRHNPFLLNAQEDDYDDDDDDDDGHNLNGYLEDSSFHLHGNSNASLDDRVDLAPFHLHELGYNSGSFHLHESLEKPWGSDQKGASGRHFSARLEGLDLLGLDIQHRHGSNGSTLSMDCGEQEWDDDDDDQSMQGGRGSSECCGCSRTYPESFPDFAHGYCSDSSCNSSDGILVNFSTIYNKTNNIVPDKPINLNSSCTSSVSEPVCKGGAEYGSGGGAFYLDLHRSPTEAPQEATDLPSSSSCLCSSQPQGGKVELDANCNSYHNHEGLLPSETSANDLTSCMQSQAQLVVATQNYYKLVTCDVSTHSSPSPAGSSVTSCSDEHSKGSPTQPTEYFLFRHTKEREEEEEQGENAQQCEKKAEPPMSNTDSMRSNVIEGQVYVNVSPPVGGASVGARLRSRSYDRNLDKTPQPRLGSLERMLSCPVRLSEGSSPGLPPPPRVTSFAEIARNKKKNGGSPSQKTGAEASSVHSHSSGEFSPILEDLSSLINSPHWSAPLRASPGGAAKETRTKAEGGLSSSADSSPAVVRYTKDQRPTTLPIQPFTLQQQFGKPQTKPVLPLLDEYINHMQARFGSAPSERDEEDSDDDGQRPRPSPLGSYSPPRSLSCPAPLSHTPTGVAKLVPLPPTPPPATRGHCFQRANRSILPTLPSSGLSPMAQLDPGPQEEEVKEAPVCMTQRPHNGQSLRCYSDLLPDYFSQTERPPEEFCLSPDATTEESISIDLHQKRGLVKAINTAVDLIVAHFGTSRDAGIKAKLGNSSVSPNVAHLILKYLCPAVCDVLHDGLRAYTLDIIIGQRRNQPWSVVEASTQLGPSTRVLHSLFLKVSQYSELTNHSMRLNAFILGLLNLQSLEFWFNHIYTHEDIIAAHYHPWGFLPLSQGACQPMFEELLLLLQPLSLLPFDLDLLFEPHQLQKGQEHLRCKEQLCSTRQGLEQSARSTFQLMRGPTEPIQLKQEVGSNPNRAEQLHRGRFALRCEGTWPRMDGAESKKQVRRVRRSDRAGSESESEGLVLHTGRMNGVGGEDKERERRKERERERDGERDRLRSKQAGWWFQLMQSSQVYIENSAEGSKFVKWEKRKKGSVAEGRRQTNPPPRVGVVEGAEAHQATHENPETTVCNDTRHTASTGTFPQSEQFKSIKGKPSWMGSPPESVLSELKRTNETQPEGAGAETQTAQNLRWGRLFGAGNVGKTEKTELKSSKNPKSMLPSGWLSLDRSVLDLVVQSVGKRAEPQALNTHSAETQHCQTQQDQTQEPNTQTTAAREVRALCHHIATETGHLSFHKGDVLRVLSRADSDWLLCSLGDAHGLVPIIYVTLNDEESEDPRGPQ is encoded by the exons ATGGACAGTCCTCCGAAGCTGGCCGGAGAGACACTGATTGTTCATCACATCCCTCTAGTGCACTGCCAGGTTTCCGGTTCGCATCAGCGCTGCAGGAGCCCTCTGAGGAAAAGCAACAACCCGTTCAGCTGCCCAGAAAACCTGGGCCTGATCCGCACCACCTCGCTTCCCGAGAGAGATGTCCTCCAGCGCGAGGCTCTAGTGTACAGCAGCCTGATCCAGACCTCCAGCTCCAGCGATGCTTTTGAAGATGAAGGtatgagaggaggagagaaaaaaggagTGAGAGGTGGAAGCATGGCGAGCGACACTTCCTCTTTCACGTCCAGCAATTCTGAAGATGCACTTCCTAAAGTCCTGACCAAGAAGGTGCACAACAGGCCAAGCTCACTCAGACACAATCCCTTCCTGCTGAATGCGCAGGAAGacgattatgatgatgatgatgatgacgatgatggacACAACCTGAATGGATACTTGGAGGATTCTTCCTTTCACTTGCATGGAAACTCAAATGCATCCTTAGACGACAGAGTGGACTTGGCTCCATTCCATCTGCATGAGCTGGGCTACAACTCCGGATCGTTCCACCTGCATGAATCTTTAGAGAAGCCCTGGGGTTCTGACCAGAAGGGGGCTTCTGGGCGTCATTTTTCTGCCCGTCTCGAGGGGCTTGATCTTTTAGGGCTGGACATTCAGCATCGTCATGGCAGCAACGGCTCCACCCTGTCGATGGATTGTGGAGAGCAAGAGTGggacgacgatgatgacgatcAGTCCATGCAAGGTGGCCGAGGCAGTTCGGAATGTTGTGGATGCTCCCGGACGTATCCTGAATCGTTCCCAGACTTTGCACACGGTTACTGCAGCGATTCATCCTGCAACAGCTCTGACGGCATTCTGGTCAACTTCAGTACCATCTACAACAAGACGAACAACATCGTCCCTGACAAGCCAATCAACCTAAACAGCTCCTGCACCTCTTCCGTATCTGAGCCAGTCTGTAAGGGCGGGGCTGAATATGGAAGTGGAGGTGGAGCTTTTTACTTGGACTTGCACAGATCTCCAACGGAAGCTCCCCAGGAAGCCACCGACCTTCCGTCTTCCTCTTCCTGCCTATGCTCTTCCCAGCCACAAGGTGGCAAAGTGGAGCTTGACGCTAACTGCAATTCCTATCACAACCACGAAGGTCTGTTACCCTCTGAGACCTCAGCCAATGACCTCACTTCCTGTATGCAGAGCCAGGCACAGCTGGTTGTCGCAACCCAGAACTACTACAAGCTGGTAACCTGTGATGTTTCAACACATTCCTCCCCAAGTCCTGCAGGATCTTCAGTCACAAGCTGCTCTGATGAACACAGCAAAGGAAGTCCCACCCAGCCCACAGAGTACTTCTTGTTTAGGCACACTAAAGAgcgagaagaggaagaagagcaAGGAGAGAATGCACAG CAGTGTGAGAAGAAGGCGGAGCCACCGATGAGTAACACTGATTCCATGCGTTCAAATGTGATTGAGGGACAAGTGTACGTCAACGTCTCACCACCTGTGGGAGGAGCTTCGGTCGGGGCCCGCCTTCGTTCCCGTAGCTATGATCGGAACCTGGACAAGACCCCACAGCCTCGTCTAGGCTCTCTGGAGCGCATGCTAAGCTGTCCTGTGCGTCTCAGTGAGGGTTCCAGCCCGGGCCTGCCTCCTCCACCACGCGTCACTTCCTTCGCTGAGATTGCAAGGAACAAAAAGAAGAACGGCGGATCTCCTTCTCAGAAGACTGGTGCCGAAGCCTCTTCTGTTCACTCCCACTCGTCTGGAGAGTTCTCCCCGATTCTTGAAGATCTGTCCTCACTGATTAACTCCCCCCACTGGAGCGCACCACTCAGAGCCTCGCCGGGGGGAGCAGCGAAAGAGACGCGGACCAAAGCAGAAG GTGGACTGTCCAGTTCTGCTGACTCGTCTCCAGCAGTAGTGCGCTACACTAAAGACCAGCGTCCCACTACGTTACCCATCCAGCCCTTCACCTTGCAGCAGCAGTTCGGGAAACCCCAGACGAAGCCCGTCCTCCCTCTGCTGGACGAGTACATCAATCATATGCAGGCTCGTTTTGGCTCCGCCCCATCTGAACGGGACGAGGAGGACTCAGACGACGATGGTCAGCGTCCCCGGCCGTCTCCTCTGGGCAGTTATTCGCCACCCCGATCCCTCTCCTGCCCTGCCCCGCTCTCTCACACCCCGACTGGGGTCGCCAAGCTGGTCCCACTACCCCCGACTCCTCCCCCTGCCACCAGGGGGCATTGTTTCCAGCGAGCTAATCGGAGTATATTACCCACACTGCCCAGCTCCGGCCTCAGTCCAATGGCACAGCTGGACCCGGGACCTCAGGAAGAGGAAGTGAAAGAAGCTCCTGTGTGTATGACACAGAGACCGCACAATG gTCAGTCATTGAGGTGTTACAGTGACCTGCTGCCAGATTATTTCTCTCAGACAGAGCGACCCCCGGAGGAGTTCTGCCTCTCACCTGACGCAACCACTGAAGAGTCCATCTCCATCGACCTGCATCAAAAGAGAg gTCTGGTGAAGGCCATAAACACAGCAGTGGATCTGATTGTGGCTCATTTCGGCACCAGTCGGGATGCAGGAATAAAG GCAAAGTTGGGCAACAGCTCGGTGAGTCCCAACGTGGCTCACTTGATCCTGAAGTACCTGTGTCCCGCCGTGTGTGACGTGCTGCATGACGGCCTGCGAGCGTACACACTTGACATCATCATTGGTCAGCGGCGCAATCAGCCCTGGAGCGTCGTGGAGGCCTCAACACAGCTCG gtcctTCTACACGTGTATTACACAGCCTCTTCCTGAAAGTCAGTCAGTACTCGGAGCTGACCAATCACAGCATGAGACTCAACGCCTTCATCCTAGGACTCTTAAA cTTGCAATCTCTGGAATTCTGgtttaatcacatatacacacatgaag ACATCATAGCGGCCCACTACCACCCATGGGGTTTCCTTCCCCTTTCTCAAGGGGCATGTCAGCCAATGTTTGAGGAGTTGCTGCTCCTGCTTCAGCCACTCTCGCTCCTGCCCTTTGACCTCGACCTTCTGTTCGAACCACATCAGCTGCAGAAAGGTCAAGAGCACCTGAGGTGCAAAGAGCAGCTCTGCTCCACCCGCCAGGGCCTCGAACAATCAGCTCGCTCCACGTTCCAGCTCATGAGGGGCCCGACAGAGCCTATACAGCTAAAACAAGAGGTGGGGTCAAATCCGAACAGGGCGGAGCAGCTTCACAGAGGCAGGTTTGCGTTAAGGTGTGAGGGAACCTGGCCTCGAATGGATGGGGCAGAGTCGAAAAAACAAGTGCGGAGGGTGCGAAGGAGCGACAGGGCAGGTAGTGAATCAGAGAGTGAAGGGCTCGTTTTGCACACAGGCAGGATGAACGGAGTGGGCGGGGAGgacaaagagagggagaggaggaaggaaagggaaagagagagagatggagagagagacaggttaaGAAGCAAGCAGGCAGGATGGTGGTTCCAGCTCATGCAGAGTTCTCAGGTCTACATCGAGAACTCTGCTGAGGGCTCCAAGTTTGTCAAGTGGGAGAAGCGCAAGAAAGGAAGTGTGGCTGAGGGGCGGAGACAAACCAACCCACCCCCAAGAGTGGGCGTGGTCGAAGGTGCAGAGGCTCATCAAGCAACGCATGAAAATCCAGAAACCACAGTGTGCAACGACACTCGTCATACCGCCAGTACCGGAACCTTTCCCCAATCAGAACAGTTCAAATCGATTAAAGGGAAGCCATCTTGGATGGGCAGTCCCCCGGAGTCAGTGCTGAGCGAGCTAAAGAGGACGAACGAGACACAGCCGGAGGGGGCAGGAGCGGAAACGCAGACAGCTCAGAATCTACGCTGGGGGCGATTGTTCGGAGCCGGAAACGTCGGCAAAACGGAGAAAACGGAACTCAAATCATCCAAGAACCCGAAAAGCAT GTTGCCGTCGGGTTGGCTGAGTTTGGATCGGTCCGTGCTGGACTTGGTGGTGCAGTCTGTTGGGAAAAGGGCGGAGCCTCAggcattaaacacacacagtgctgagaCACAACACTGCCAAACACAGCAGGACCAAACACAGGAGCCCAACACACAGACAACAGCTGCAcg tgaggTAAGGGCATTGTGCCACCACATCGCCACGGAAACAGGTCACCTGAGCTTCCATAAGGGTGATGTGTTGCGGGTCCTGAGCAGAGCggactctgattggctgctgtgCTCCCTTGGCGACGCCCACGGCCTGGTGCCGATCATCTACGTTACATTAAACGACGAGGAGAGCGAAGATCCTCGAGGGCcacagtga